In one window of Henckelia pumila isolate YLH828 chromosome 1, ASM3356847v2, whole genome shotgun sequence DNA:
- the LOC140875081 gene encoding probable sugar phosphate/phosphate translocator At3g17430 isoform X2, whose amino-acid sequence MIHMGFSGLVAFLLVRVFKVVSPVKMTFEIYATCVVPISAFFASSLWFGNTAYLFISVAFIQMLKALMPVATFLMAVVCGTDKLKCDIFLNMILVSFGVVISSYGEIHFNIVGTVYQVTGIFAEALRLVLTQVLLQKKGLTLNPVTSLYYIAPCSFVFLFVPWYLLEKPEMEVSQIQFNLWIFFSNALCALALNFSIFLVIGRTGAVTIRVAGVLKDWILIALSTIIFPESTITKLNIIGYAVALCGVVMYNYLKAKDVRSSQTSAESITERAAKDLKTEKRSSDLYFPSEESNYSLAAKNGRSGSHLDVIVDEEAPLIPSSKGLSSRTKPT is encoded by the exons ATGATACACATGGGCTTTTCGGGCTTGGTGGCCTTCCTTTTGGTCCGCGTTTTCAAG GTTGTTTCACCTGTGAAGATGACTTTTGAAAT ATATGCGACATGTGTTGTTCCTATTAGTGCCTTTTTTGCATCGAGTCTTTG GTTTGGAAATACTGCTTATTTGTTCATCTCCGTGGCCTTCATCCAAATGCTTAAAGCTCTGA TGCCAGTTGCGACTTTTCTCATGGCCGTTGTATGTGGTACTGACAAATTAAAATGcgacatttttttaaatatgatcTTGGTCAGTTTCGGTGTTGTCATATCTTCGTACGGGGAAATTCATTTCAACATAGTGGGAACAGTTTATCAAGTTACAGGAATATTTGCTGAGGCACTTAGGTTGGTCCTCACTCAAGTTCTACTTCAGAAGAAGGGCTTAACACTCAATCCTGTCACAAGCTTGTATTATATTGCCCCTTGCAG TTTTGTGTTCCTCTTTGTTCCTTGGTATCTTTTGGAGAAGCCGGAAATGGAAGTCTCCCAGATACAGTTCAATTTGTGGATATTCTTCTCAAATGCACTTTGTGCCTTGGCTTTgaatttctcaatttttttggTAATTGGTAGAACTGGTGCAGTGACCATTCGAGTCGCCGGTGTTCTAAAAGATTGGATACTTATCGCCCTTTCAACTATCATTTTTCCTGAGTCAACCATCACTAAGCTCAATATTATTGGCTATGCAGTTG CCTTATGTGGTGTAGTCATGTACAATTACTTGAAGGCCAAGGATGTTCGGTCATCTCAAACTTCTGCGGAGAGTATCACTGAAAGAGCAGCTAAG GACCTAAAGACAGAAAAGAGGTCATCTGATCTGTATTTTCCAAGTGAAGAATCGAATTATAGCCTTGCCGCTAAGAATGGAAGAAGTGGATCTCATCTAGATGTAATTGTAGACGAAGAAGCGCCATTGATTCCTTCTTCAAAAGGTCTCTCTTCAAGAACAAAGCCTACTTAG
- the LOC140875081 gene encoding probable sugar phosphate/phosphate translocator At3g17430 isoform X1 — protein sequence MISRQLLLTYLYLLVYIVLSSGVILYNKWVLSPKYFNFPLPITLTMIHMGFSGLVAFLLVRVFKVVSPVKMTFEIYATCVVPISAFFASSLWFGNTAYLFISVAFIQMLKALMPVATFLMAVVCGTDKLKCDIFLNMILVSFGVVISSYGEIHFNIVGTVYQVTGIFAEALRLVLTQVLLQKKGLTLNPVTSLYYIAPCSFVFLFVPWYLLEKPEMEVSQIQFNLWIFFSNALCALALNFSIFLVIGRTGAVTIRVAGVLKDWILIALSTIIFPESTITKLNIIGYAVALCGVVMYNYLKAKDVRSSQTSAESITERAAKDLKTEKRSSDLYFPSEESNYSLAAKNGRSGSHLDVIVDEEAPLIPSSKGLSSRTKPT from the exons ATGATCAGCAGACAACTTTTATTGACCTATTTGTATTTGTTAGTATATATAGTTCTATCTTCAGGAGTTATTTTGTACAACAAG TGGGTTCTCTCGCCAAAGTATTTCAATTTTCCGCTTCCAATAACGCTTACAATGATACACATGGGCTTTTCGGGCTTGGTGGCCTTCCTTTTGGTCCGCGTTTTCAAG GTTGTTTCACCTGTGAAGATGACTTTTGAAAT ATATGCGACATGTGTTGTTCCTATTAGTGCCTTTTTTGCATCGAGTCTTTG GTTTGGAAATACTGCTTATTTGTTCATCTCCGTGGCCTTCATCCAAATGCTTAAAGCTCTGA TGCCAGTTGCGACTTTTCTCATGGCCGTTGTATGTGGTACTGACAAATTAAAATGcgacatttttttaaatatgatcTTGGTCAGTTTCGGTGTTGTCATATCTTCGTACGGGGAAATTCATTTCAACATAGTGGGAACAGTTTATCAAGTTACAGGAATATTTGCTGAGGCACTTAGGTTGGTCCTCACTCAAGTTCTACTTCAGAAGAAGGGCTTAACACTCAATCCTGTCACAAGCTTGTATTATATTGCCCCTTGCAG TTTTGTGTTCCTCTTTGTTCCTTGGTATCTTTTGGAGAAGCCGGAAATGGAAGTCTCCCAGATACAGTTCAATTTGTGGATATTCTTCTCAAATGCACTTTGTGCCTTGGCTTTgaatttctcaatttttttggTAATTGGTAGAACTGGTGCAGTGACCATTCGAGTCGCCGGTGTTCTAAAAGATTGGATACTTATCGCCCTTTCAACTATCATTTTTCCTGAGTCAACCATCACTAAGCTCAATATTATTGGCTATGCAGTTG CCTTATGTGGTGTAGTCATGTACAATTACTTGAAGGCCAAGGATGTTCGGTCATCTCAAACTTCTGCGGAGAGTATCACTGAAAGAGCAGCTAAG GACCTAAAGACAGAAAAGAGGTCATCTGATCTGTATTTTCCAAGTGAAGAATCGAATTATAGCCTTGCCGCTAAGAATGGAAGAAGTGGATCTCATCTAGATGTAATTGTAGACGAAGAAGCGCCATTGATTCCTTCTTCAAAAGGTCTCTCTTCAAGAACAAAGCCTACTTAG
- the LOC140887436 gene encoding ion channel CASTOR-like isoform X2, producing MSYNSDAASPSTPGGARDWIFPSYSFVQSTHSHHQRTSRRRRFSTYPTQFNSAAASFPSRPAPDDSTPVLSSYPSKFSGFRRRRFEFGRNHEKSTVVVDDSGGVAEANPKNEVSREKNFSGSLRGRLRVRWQLAFTAVILLMVLSSLVQKNFSLHDEITHLQDQISKLNVRLKLCNHLDPVDINIMSKQNFSVDSLPSKSIKVVALAFSIILLSFPLLFFKCVDYVSNSRKSLDNNTEEVSLNKKLAYRVDAFLSATPYAKPLALLVATLLLICLGGLALFGVTDDYLADSLWLSWTYVADSGNHANSEGIGPRLVSVSISFGGMLIFAMMLGLVSDAISEKFDSLRKGKSEVVEQNHTLILGWSDKLGSLLNQLAIANESLGGGIVVVMAERDKEEMELDIAKMEFDFRGTAVICRSGSPLILADLKKVSVSKARAIIVLAEDGNADQSDARALRTVLSLTGVKEGLRGHIVVELSDLDNEVLVKLVGGDLVQTVVAHDVIGRLMIQCARQPGLAQIWEDILGFENCEFYIKRWPQLDGMQFEDVLISFPEAIPCGVKVASNGGKIILNPDDSYVLQEGDEILVIAEDDDSYAPSTLPMVTDATFIHIARPTRKPQKILLCGWRRDIDDMIVVLDAILAHGSELWMFNDVPEKERERKLTDGGLDTSRLVNITLVHREGNAVMRRNLESLPLESFDSILILADESVEDAAIKADSRSLATLLLIRDIQAKRLPIREAMLPQAYRSSFSQGSWIGEMQQASDKSVIISEILDPRTKNLLSMSKISDYVLSNELVSMALAMVAEDRQINDVLEELFAEEGNELHIRGADLYLYEGEDLSFYEIILRARQRREIVIGYRPFNAEKAVINPSAKNEKRKWSLKDVFVVIAEKE from the exons ATGTCCTACAACTCCGATGCCGCCTCGCCGTCGACGCCCGGCGGCGCgagagactggatttttccttcTTACTCCTTCGTTCAATCCACCCATTCTCACCACCAACGAACCTCCCGAAGAAGAAGATTCTCAACTTACCCCACGCAATTCAACTCGGCCGCAGCTTCGTTTCCGTCTCGACCAGCTCCCGATGACTCCACTCCAGTTCTAAGTAGCTATCCTTCCAAGTTTTCAGGGTTCAGACGTCGACGTTTCGAGTTCGGGAGGAACCACGAGAAGTCAACGGTGGTCGTTGATGATAGTGGTGGAGTCGCGGAGGCTAATCCAAAAAATGAAGTTTCACGGGAGAAGAATTTTTCCGGTTCTCTGAGAGGAAGGTTGAGAGTTCGTTGGCAGTTAGCTTTTACCGCGGTG ATTCTTTTAATGGTGCTATCTTCGTTGGTACAGAAGAATTTTTCATTACACGATGAGATTACTCATTTGCAG GATCAAATATCCAAGCTCAACGTGAGGTTAAAGCTTTGCAACCATTTGGACCCTGTAGATATTAATATCATGTCAAAGCAGAATTTCTCTGTTGATAGTCTTCCTAGCAAAAGCATTAAAGTTGTAGCATTAGCTTTTTCAATCATACTGTTGTCTTTCCCTTTATTATTCTTCAAGTGTGTTGACTATGTCTCAAATTCAAGAAAGTCGCTGGACAATAACACAGAGGAAGTCTCCTTGAACAAGAAGCTTGCATATAGGGTGGATGCCTTTTTATCTGCAACCCCGTATGCTAAGCCTCTGGCTTTGTTGGTCGCTACTTTATTGTTGATATGTCTTGGAGGATTGGCGCTTTTTGGAGTGACAGATGACTATTTAGCGGATTCCCTCTGGCTTTCTTGGACTTATGTGGCTGACTCAGGGAATCACGCAAATTCCGAGGGCATTGGTCCCCGTCTTGTTTCTGTTTCGATTAGTTTTGGTGGGATGCTTATATTCGCAATGATGCTTGGCCTTGTTTCTGATGCTATTTCTGAGAAGTTTGACTCACTCAGGAAGGGAAAAAGTGAAGTGGTGGAGCAAAACCACACTCTAATCCTTGGTTGGAGTGACAAGTTG GGATCATTGTTAAATCAACTTGCCATAGCCAATGAGAGTTTGGGTGGAGGGATAGTGGTTGTCATGGCAGAACGGGACAAAGAAGAGATGGAGCTTGACATTGCTAAGATGGAATTCGACTTTAGAGGAACAGCAGTTATATGCAGAAGTGGAAGTCCTCTTATATTAGCTGACTTaaaaaaa GTATCTGTTTCTAAAGCCCGTGCTATAATTGTCCTCGCCGAAGATGGAAATGCTGACCAG AGTGATGCTCGTGCACTAAGGACAGTTTTAAGCCTAACAGGTGTAAAAGAAGGACTGAGGGGACACATCGTAGTAGAACTTAGTGATCTTGATAACGAGGTCTTAGTTAAACTCGTTGGTGGAGATCTTGTTCAAACAGTTGTGGCACATGATGTAATTGGTAGGCTGATGATTCAATGCGCTCGACAGCCTGGGCTTGCACAG ATATGGGAGGATATTCTTGGGTTTGAAAATTGCGAGTTCTATATCAAAAGGTGGCCACAGTTGGATGGGATGCAGTTTGAGGATGTTTTGATCAGCTTCCCAGAAGCTATTCCTTGCGGGGTGAAGGTAGCATCAAATGGTGGAAAAATTATTCTAAACCCAGATGACTCTTATGTCCTACAAGAAGGGGATGAGATTCTTGTTATTGCCGAGGATGATGATAGTTATGCTCCGTCAACTCTACCAATG GTCACCGATGCAACATTCATACATATTGCCAGACCAACAAGAAAGCCACAGAAGATTCTACTTTGTGGATGGAGGCGAGACATTGATGATATGATTGTG GTATTGGATGCTATTCTAGCACATGGATCAGAGTTGTGGATGTTCAATGATGTTCCAGAGAAGGAAAGAGAAAGAAAGCTAACCGATGGTGGCCTTGACACCAGCCGACTGGTGAACATAACACTTGTCCATCGCGAAGGAAATGCGGTCATGCGTCGTAACCTTGAAAGCCTGCCTTTGGAATCTTTTGATTCG ATACTAATTTTGGCTGATGAGTCTGTAGAAGATGCGGCAATTAAAGCTGATTCTAGATCTCTTGCTACATTATTGCTGATTCGTGACATACAG GCAAAGCGCCTTCCAATCAGAGAAGCCATGCTTCCCCAAGCTTACAGAAGTAGCTTCTCGCAAGGCTCATGGATTGGGGAAATGCAACAAGCTTCAGATAAATCAGTTATTATCAGTGAAATTCTTGATCCAAGGACAAAAAATCTATTGTCAATGTCGAAAATCAGTGATTATGTTCTGTCAAATGAGCTAGTTAGCATGGCTCTGGCCATGGTTGCGGAGGATCGCCAAATTAATGATGTACTGGAAGAACTTTTTGCTGAAGAG GGCAACGAGTTACACATAAGAGGAGCAGATCTTTACCTGTATGAAGGTGAAGATTTGAGCTTCTATGAAATAATCTTACGTGCACGTCAAAGGAGAGAGATTGTAATCGGATATCGTCCATTCAATGCAGAAAAAGCAGTGATCAACCCTTCGGCCAAAAATGAGAAAAGAAAGTGGTCCCTAAAGGATGTCTTTGTTGTTATTGCTGAGAAGGAATAA
- the LOC140887436 gene encoding ion channel CASTOR-like isoform X1 — protein sequence MSYNSDAASPSTPGGARDWIFPSYSFVQSTHSHHQRTSRRRRFSTYPTQFNSAAASFPSRPAPDDSTPVLSSYPSKFSGFRRRRFEFGRNHEKSTVVVDDSGGVAEANPKNEVSREKNFSGSLRGRLRVRWQLAFTAVILLMVLSSLVQKNFSLHDEITHLQDQISKLNVRLKLCNHLDPVDINIMSKQNFSVDSLPSKSIKVVALAFSIILLSFPLLFFKCVDYVSNSRKSLDNNTEEVSLNKKLAYRVDAFLSATPYAKPLALLVATLLLICLGGLALFGVTDDYLADSLWLSWTYVADSGNHANSEGIGPRLVSVSISFGGMLIFAMMLGLVSDAISEKFDSLRKGKSEVVEQNHTLILGWSDKLGSLLNQLAIANESLGGGIVVVMAERDKEEMELDIAKMEFDFRGTAVICRSGSPLILADLKKVSVSKARAIIVLAEDGNADQSDARALRTVLSLTGVKEGLRGHIVVELSDLDNEVLVKLVGGDLVQTVVAHDVIGRLMIQCARQPGLAQIWEDILGFENCEFYIKRWPQLDGMQFEDVLISFPEAIPCGVKVASNGGKIILNPDDSYVLQEGDEILVIAEDDDSYAPSTLPMVWRGNLPLDEIDHKSFERILLCGWRRDMEDMITVLDAILAHGSELWMFNDVPEKERERKLTDGGLDTSRLVNITLVHREGNAVMRRNLESLPLESFDSILILADESVEDAAIKADSRSLATLLLIRDIQAKRLPIREAMLPQAYRSSFSQGSWIGEMQQASDKSVIISEILDPRTKNLLSMSKISDYVLSNELVSMALAMVAEDRQINDVLEELFAEEGNELHIRGADLYLYEGEDLSFYEIILRARQRREIVIGYRPFNAEKAVINPSAKNEKRKWSLKDVFVVIAEKE from the exons ATGTCCTACAACTCCGATGCCGCCTCGCCGTCGACGCCCGGCGGCGCgagagactggatttttccttcTTACTCCTTCGTTCAATCCACCCATTCTCACCACCAACGAACCTCCCGAAGAAGAAGATTCTCAACTTACCCCACGCAATTCAACTCGGCCGCAGCTTCGTTTCCGTCTCGACCAGCTCCCGATGACTCCACTCCAGTTCTAAGTAGCTATCCTTCCAAGTTTTCAGGGTTCAGACGTCGACGTTTCGAGTTCGGGAGGAACCACGAGAAGTCAACGGTGGTCGTTGATGATAGTGGTGGAGTCGCGGAGGCTAATCCAAAAAATGAAGTTTCACGGGAGAAGAATTTTTCCGGTTCTCTGAGAGGAAGGTTGAGAGTTCGTTGGCAGTTAGCTTTTACCGCGGTG ATTCTTTTAATGGTGCTATCTTCGTTGGTACAGAAGAATTTTTCATTACACGATGAGATTACTCATTTGCAG GATCAAATATCCAAGCTCAACGTGAGGTTAAAGCTTTGCAACCATTTGGACCCTGTAGATATTAATATCATGTCAAAGCAGAATTTCTCTGTTGATAGTCTTCCTAGCAAAAGCATTAAAGTTGTAGCATTAGCTTTTTCAATCATACTGTTGTCTTTCCCTTTATTATTCTTCAAGTGTGTTGACTATGTCTCAAATTCAAGAAAGTCGCTGGACAATAACACAGAGGAAGTCTCCTTGAACAAGAAGCTTGCATATAGGGTGGATGCCTTTTTATCTGCAACCCCGTATGCTAAGCCTCTGGCTTTGTTGGTCGCTACTTTATTGTTGATATGTCTTGGAGGATTGGCGCTTTTTGGAGTGACAGATGACTATTTAGCGGATTCCCTCTGGCTTTCTTGGACTTATGTGGCTGACTCAGGGAATCACGCAAATTCCGAGGGCATTGGTCCCCGTCTTGTTTCTGTTTCGATTAGTTTTGGTGGGATGCTTATATTCGCAATGATGCTTGGCCTTGTTTCTGATGCTATTTCTGAGAAGTTTGACTCACTCAGGAAGGGAAAAAGTGAAGTGGTGGAGCAAAACCACACTCTAATCCTTGGTTGGAGTGACAAGTTG GGATCATTGTTAAATCAACTTGCCATAGCCAATGAGAGTTTGGGTGGAGGGATAGTGGTTGTCATGGCAGAACGGGACAAAGAAGAGATGGAGCTTGACATTGCTAAGATGGAATTCGACTTTAGAGGAACAGCAGTTATATGCAGAAGTGGAAGTCCTCTTATATTAGCTGACTTaaaaaaa GTATCTGTTTCTAAAGCCCGTGCTATAATTGTCCTCGCCGAAGATGGAAATGCTGACCAG AGTGATGCTCGTGCACTAAGGACAGTTTTAAGCCTAACAGGTGTAAAAGAAGGACTGAGGGGACACATCGTAGTAGAACTTAGTGATCTTGATAACGAGGTCTTAGTTAAACTCGTTGGTGGAGATCTTGTTCAAACAGTTGTGGCACATGATGTAATTGGTAGGCTGATGATTCAATGCGCTCGACAGCCTGGGCTTGCACAG ATATGGGAGGATATTCTTGGGTTTGAAAATTGCGAGTTCTATATCAAAAGGTGGCCACAGTTGGATGGGATGCAGTTTGAGGATGTTTTGATCAGCTTCCCAGAAGCTATTCCTTGCGGGGTGAAGGTAGCATCAAATGGTGGAAAAATTATTCTAAACCCAGATGACTCTTATGTCCTACAAGAAGGGGATGAGATTCTTGTTATTGCCGAGGATGATGATAGTTATGCTCCGTCAACTCTACCAATG GTCTGGAGAGGAAATCTACCCCTGGATGAGATTGATCACAAATCTTTCGAGCGGATACTTCTATGCGGTTGGCGGAGAGACATGGAAGATATGATAACG GTATTGGATGCTATTCTAGCACATGGATCAGAGTTGTGGATGTTCAATGATGTTCCAGAGAAGGAAAGAGAAAGAAAGCTAACCGATGGTGGCCTTGACACCAGCCGACTGGTGAACATAACACTTGTCCATCGCGAAGGAAATGCGGTCATGCGTCGTAACCTTGAAAGCCTGCCTTTGGAATCTTTTGATTCG ATACTAATTTTGGCTGATGAGTCTGTAGAAGATGCGGCAATTAAAGCTGATTCTAGATCTCTTGCTACATTATTGCTGATTCGTGACATACAG GCAAAGCGCCTTCCAATCAGAGAAGCCATGCTTCCCCAAGCTTACAGAAGTAGCTTCTCGCAAGGCTCATGGATTGGGGAAATGCAACAAGCTTCAGATAAATCAGTTATTATCAGTGAAATTCTTGATCCAAGGACAAAAAATCTATTGTCAATGTCGAAAATCAGTGATTATGTTCTGTCAAATGAGCTAGTTAGCATGGCTCTGGCCATGGTTGCGGAGGATCGCCAAATTAATGATGTACTGGAAGAACTTTTTGCTGAAGAG GGCAACGAGTTACACATAAGAGGAGCAGATCTTTACCTGTATGAAGGTGAAGATTTGAGCTTCTATGAAATAATCTTACGTGCACGTCAAAGGAGAGAGATTGTAATCGGATATCGTCCATTCAATGCAGAAAAAGCAGTGATCAACCCTTCGGCCAAAAATGAGAAAAGAAAGTGGTCCCTAAAGGATGTCTTTGTTGTTATTGCTGAGAAGGAATAA